The proteins below are encoded in one region of Castor canadensis chromosome 6, mCasCan1.hap1v2, whole genome shotgun sequence:
- the Cox7c gene encoding cytochrome c oxidase subunit 7C, mitochondrial, whose protein sequence is MLGHSIRRFTTSVVRRSHYEEGPGKNIPFSVENKWRLLAMMTLYFGSGFAAPFFIVRHQLLKK, encoded by the exons ATGTTGGGGCACAGCATCCGGAGGTTCACAACCTCTGTGGTCCGTCGGAGCCACTATGAGGAAGGCCCGGGGAAG AATATTCCATTTTCAGTGGAAAACAAATGGCGATTACTGGCTATGATGACCTTGTATTTTGGATCTGGATTTGCTGCACCATTCTTTATAGTAAGACACCAACTGCTTAAGAAATAA